The following proteins are co-located in the Malus sylvestris chromosome 13, drMalSylv7.2, whole genome shotgun sequence genome:
- the LOC126597165 gene encoding adenylate isopentenyltransferase-like yields MTLHAFPTHSLHYSNLNFNTNYIFHRFNLFPPLHHLYNHPTPPLHLPQRPRRSAHMATGPTSAGPRRKDKLLVIMGATGAGKSRLSLDLASRFPFFEIVNSDKIQLYRGLDITTNKLPLPERLGVPHHLLGEFDPLDGDFTPADFRAVAGQVVSGITNRRKVPMLVGGSNSFIHAMVAERFEPGSNVFEPGFDASVSAELRYNCCFLWVDVSMAVLTEYLSKRVDEMLDSGMFDELAEFCDPDRQDKKDPAAVPTGLRKAIGVPEFTRYFKKYPQSKRDEDDDRERRGAYEEAVRVIKDNTCQLAKRQIGKILRLRGGGWDLRRLDATDAFRAVVATSTPENDGGERWSEIWERQVVEPSAKIVKRFLEE; encoded by the coding sequence atGACACTTCATGCCTTCCCAACTCACTCCCTCCAttattctaatctcaatttcaaTACGAATTATATCTTCCACCGCTTCAACTTGTTCCCGCCGCTCCACCACCTCTACAACCACCCCACTCCTCCGCTTCACCTCCCCCAAAGGCCCCGCCGCTCGGCCCACATGGCCACCGGCCCCACCTCCGCTGGCCCACGAAGAAAAGACAAGCTTCTCGTCATCATGGGGGCCACCGGCGCTGGCAAGTCCCGCCTCTCCCTCGACCTCGCCAGCCGCTTCCCCTTCTTCGAAATCGTCAACTCCGACAAAATACAACTCTACCGCGGCCTAGACATCACCACCAACAAGCTCCCCCTACCGGAACGACTCGGCGTCCCCCACCACCTCCTCGGCGAGTTCGACCCCCTAGACGGCGACTTCACCCCCGCCGATTTTCGCGCCGTCGCCGGTCAGGTTGTTTCCGGCATTACCAATCGGAGGAAGGTGCCGATGCTCGTAGGCGGGTCAAACTCCTTCATTCACGCGATGGTCGCGGAACGGTTCGAACCGGGCTCCAATGTCTTCGAACCGGGTTTCGACGCCTCCGTCTCGGCCGAGCTCAGGTACAATTGCTGTTTTCTTTGGGTGGACGTGTCGATGGCGGTGTTGACGGAGTATTTATCAAAGCGAGTCGACGAAATGCTCGACTCGGGAATGTTCGACGAGTTGGCAGAGTTTTGCGACCCGGATCGCCAGGACAAGAAGGACCCAGCTGCGGTTCCGACAGGGTTGAGAAAGGCGATTGGAGTGCCCGAGTTCACTCGGTATTTTAAAAAATACCCACAAAGTAAAAGAGACGAGGACGACGACCGGGAGCGGAGAGGAGCATACGAAGAGGCGGTGAGGGTGATCAAGGACAACACGTGTCAGCTGGCGAAGAGGCAGATAGGGAAGATCCTACGGTTAAGAGGGGGAGGGTGGGACTTACGGAGACTAGACGCAACGGACGCGTTTAGGGCGGTGGTTGCGACGTCGACGCCGGAAAATGACGGCGGAGAGAGGTGGTCAGAGATATGGGAGCGGCAGGTGGTGGAACCAAGCGCGAAGATTGTGAAGCGCTTCTTGGAGGAGTAG
- the LOC126596747 gene encoding VQ motif-containing protein 20-like: MNPAKFQLDDNRQVQHSSIRRDQMMINGSRPSPLKINRSSHLIHKPPNNYPRMAAANKTEEQHQQQRQPVIIYTQSPKIIHAQARDFMALVQKLTGLSRSDNTHDEVNDQRQDTDTTHEDHANVKVSSCQDDHIDNTDITKSAISRSRDGNESCSDLTDEINCGGGNYDNNSMINNVQHQVGSSSSSGYSPNAMFSNPSPYFADIPLFTPTANNSADFFCPPRPLYRFSDSSSHASPNFGGSISPSMFKFIKGLPEY, encoded by the coding sequence ATGAACCCTGCAAAGTTCCAGCTGGATGATAATCGTCAAGTACAACATTCATCAATTAGGAGGGACCAGATGATGATCAACGGAAGCCGTCCCTCCCCGTTGAAGATCAACCGAAGCTCCCATCTCATCCACAAACCTCCCAATAACTATCCCCGCATGGCCGCCGCCAACAAGACGGAGGAGCAACACCAGCAGCAGCGGCAGCCGGTGATCATCTACACCCAATCTCCGAAAATCATCCACGCGCAGGCGCGCGATTTCATGGCTTTGGTACAAAAGCTCACGGGCCTCTCGCGCTCTGATAATACTCACGACGAGGTCAACGACCAAAGACAAGACACTGACACTACTCATGAAGATCATGCAAACGTGAAAGTTTCATCGTGTCAAGACGACCATATCGACAATACAGACATTACTAAATCTGCTATTAGCCGCAGCCGTGATGGAAACGAGTCGTGTTCGGATCTGACGGATGAGATTAATTGTGGTGGTGGGAATTACGATAATAATAGTATGATTAATAATGTTCAACATCAAGTGGGGAGCTCATCATCTTCCGGATATTCTCCCAATGCCATGTTCAGCAACCCTAGCCCGTATTTTGCAGATATTCCATTGTTTACGCCGACCGCAAATAATTCAGCGGATTTCTTCTGCCCGCCAAGGCCGCTTTACAGATTCTCCGATTCCTCGTCGCATGCGTCTCCAAACTTCGGCGGTTCGATATCTCCATCAATGTTCAAGTTCATCAAGGGACTCCCAGAATATTGA